In the genome of Hymenobacter taeanensis, one region contains:
- the paaD gene encoding 1,2-phenylacetyl-CoA epoxidase subunit PaaD, translating to MPTEERIWQLLDEVFDPEVPVLSILDLGIVRGVQVQGEQVTVTITPTYSGCPAMNTIATDIRLRLLAEGITQVTINNQLRPAWTTDWMTDAGREKLEAYGIAAPVNGTASGHVLNLFGQDTAVRCPLCKSEHTHLVSQFGSTACKASYQCDDCQEPFDYFKCH from the coding sequence ATGCCCACTGAAGAACGCATCTGGCAATTGCTGGACGAGGTTTTCGACCCTGAGGTGCCCGTACTGAGCATTCTGGATTTGGGCATTGTGCGCGGCGTGCAGGTGCAGGGCGAGCAGGTAACCGTGACCATCACGCCTACTTACTCGGGCTGCCCGGCCATGAATACCATTGCTACTGATATCCGGCTGCGCCTGCTGGCGGAAGGCATCACGCAGGTAACCATCAACAACCAGCTCCGCCCCGCCTGGACCACCGACTGGATGACCGACGCCGGCCGCGAGAAACTAGAGGCCTACGGCATTGCGGCCCCGGTCAACGGCACCGCCTCTGGCCATGTGCTCAACCTATTCGGTCAGGATACCGCCGTACGCTGCCCGCTCTGCAAATCTGAGCATACGCACTTGGTTAGTCAGTTCGGCTCCACCGCCTGCAAAGCCTCGTACCAGTGCGACGACTGCCAGGAGCCCTTCGATTATTTTAAGTGCCACTAG
- the paaC gene encoding 1,2-phenylacetyl-CoA epoxidase subunit PaaC, with protein MQATPSETLSLANYTPEVRQQLFRYVLQLADTSLILGHRLSEWCGHGPVLEQDLAMANIALDLLGETRSLYQYAAELEGQDRTEDDLAFLRLATEYQNPLLVEQPNGDFAATVVRQFLFDNFHYHFLQQLQTSPDERLAAIAEKAWKEAAYHLKWSSEWIIRLGDGTEESRQRVEKALGNLWRYSGELTASTATEQALQRLGLIPDYATLLPAMQAHVAKVFEEATLPVPQEAYMQKGGKEGRHTEHLGYILAELQYMQRTYPGLKW; from the coding sequence ATGCAAGCCACCCCATCCGAAACGCTTTCCTTGGCTAATTACACGCCGGAGGTACGGCAGCAGCTCTTCCGCTACGTGCTACAGCTCGCCGATACCAGCCTGATTCTGGGCCACCGCCTCTCGGAGTGGTGCGGCCACGGCCCCGTTCTGGAGCAGGATCTGGCCATGGCCAACATTGCGCTGGATTTGCTGGGCGAAACCCGCAGCCTCTACCAGTACGCTGCCGAGCTGGAGGGTCAGGACCGCACCGAGGATGACTTAGCCTTTCTGCGCCTGGCCACCGAGTACCAGAACCCCTTACTGGTGGAGCAGCCCAACGGCGACTTTGCCGCTACTGTGGTGCGCCAATTCCTATTCGACAACTTCCATTACCACTTTCTGCAGCAGCTCCAAACCAGCCCCGATGAGCGGCTGGCGGCCATTGCGGAGAAAGCCTGGAAGGAAGCTGCCTACCACCTCAAGTGGAGCTCAGAGTGGATCATCCGGCTGGGTGATGGCACCGAGGAAAGCCGCCAGCGCGTGGAAAAAGCCCTCGGCAACCTGTGGCGTTACTCCGGTGAGCTGACAGCCTCCACCGCCACGGAGCAGGCGTTGCAACGCCTTGGCCTGATACCTGATTACGCCACGCTATTGCCGGCTATGCAGGCGCACGTAGCCAAGGTGTTTGAGGAAGCAACCCTACCCGTACCCCAGGAGGCCTACATGCAAAAGGGTGGTAAAGAGGGGCGCCACACGGAGCACCTGGGCTATATTTTGGCCGAGCTTCAGTACATGCAACGCACCTATCCCGGCCTGAAATGGTAG
- the paaB gene encoding 1,2-phenylacetyl-CoA epoxidase subunit PaaB, which translates to MSQHEWPLWEVFIRSKQGLDHKHVGSLHAADAAMAIQNARDVYTRRMEGISIWVVESKHVHASNPDDAAAFFDPANDKVYRHPTFYEVPDSIKHM; encoded by the coding sequence ATGTCTCAGCACGAATGGCCTCTGTGGGAGGTTTTTATCCGCAGCAAGCAGGGCCTCGATCATAAACATGTGGGCAGCCTGCACGCCGCCGATGCGGCTATGGCCATCCAGAACGCCCGCGACGTGTATACGCGCCGCATGGAAGGTATCAGCATTTGGGTAGTAGAGTCAAAGCACGTGCACGCCTCCAACCCCGACGATGCAGCGGCGTTCTTCGACCCCGCTAATGATAAAGTATATCGGCATCCTACCTTTTACGAGGTTCCGGATTCTATCAAGCACATGTAA
- the paaA gene encoding 1,2-phenylacetyl-CoA epoxidase subunit PaaA, whose translation METLELTQEEQFQARIDADVRIEPKDWMPDAYRKTLIRQISQHAHSELVGMLPEGNWITRAPSLKRKSILLSKVQDEAGHGLYLYSAAETLGASRDQMLADLHSGKAKYSSIFNYPTLSWADMGTVGWLVDGAAILNQVPLCRTSYGPYARAMVRVCKEESFHQRQGFEIMQTLCEGAPEQKAMAQEALNRWWWPTLMMFGPKDADSPNTAQSMNWRIKRFTNDELRQKFVDMMVPQAEFLGLTVPDPNLKWNDTKNGYDFGDVDWEEFWNVVKGNGMCNKDRLGARVKAHEEGAWVREAALAHAAKRKQRAEQAEAAQ comes from the coding sequence ATGGAAACGCTAGAACTCACCCAGGAAGAACAGTTTCAGGCCCGCATTGATGCGGATGTGCGCATTGAGCCTAAGGATTGGATGCCCGATGCGTATCGTAAGACGCTGATCCGGCAGATTTCCCAGCACGCTCACTCTGAGCTAGTTGGCATGCTGCCGGAAGGCAACTGGATTACTCGTGCTCCTTCGCTGAAGCGCAAATCTATCCTGCTCTCCAAAGTGCAGGACGAAGCCGGCCACGGCCTCTATCTCTACAGCGCCGCCGAAACCCTGGGTGCGTCACGTGACCAAATGCTGGCCGACTTGCACTCGGGTAAAGCCAAGTATTCCAGCATTTTCAATTATCCTACCCTCAGCTGGGCCGATATGGGCACGGTGGGCTGGCTGGTTGATGGCGCCGCCATTCTGAACCAGGTACCGCTGTGCCGTACTTCCTACGGCCCCTACGCCCGCGCTATGGTGCGGGTATGTAAGGAGGAAAGCTTTCACCAGCGCCAAGGGTTCGAGATTATGCAAACCCTCTGCGAAGGCGCCCCCGAGCAGAAAGCCATGGCCCAGGAAGCTCTCAACCGCTGGTGGTGGCCTACGCTGATGATGTTCGGCCCCAAAGATGCCGACTCGCCAAACACGGCTCAGTCGATGAACTGGCGTATTAAGCGCTTCACCAACGATGAGCTACGCCAGAAGTTCGTGGACATGATGGTGCCCCAGGCTGAGTTCCTGGGCCTCACCGTACCCGACCCCAACCTAAAGTGGAACGACACCAAGAATGGCTACGACTTCGGCGACGTGGATTGGGAGGAGTTCTGGAACGTGGTGAAGGGCAACGGCATGTGCAACAAGGACCGCCTCGGGGCCCGCGTAAAGGCGCACGAAGAAGGTGCCTGGGTACGCGAAGCCGCCCTCGCCCACGCCGCCAAACGCAAGCAGCGGGCTGAGCAAGCAGAAGCAGCACAATAA
- the paaE gene encoding 1,2-phenylacetyl-CoA epoxidase subunit PaaE has protein sequence MSRFHKVKIKRINKETPDCVTLSLDVPAELHDTFKFTQGQYLTFRREHNGEELRRSYSICSSPLDGEWQVAIKKVPEGRFSSLAVDNLRVGEELDVMPPAGHFYTQLHPEQAKHYVAFAAGSGITPVFSIVKTILLTEPNSQVTLIYGNRGRNSIIFKEAIEALKNKFLRRLSVYHILSREQGDTDLLFGRIDEAKTQQFLDKILPADQIDEAFICGPEEMINGVRAALSSAGVAPEKIHFEMFTSAGGAKKAAGPAKVHPAGEDDKKSQVTVQLDGSTRILEMSYYGNTILDELLEMGVDAPYSCKNGMCSTCRCKVEAGTVEMDVNYSLSDTEVAKGYVLSCQARPTSEKVKVDFDQ, from the coding sequence ATGAGTCGATTTCATAAAGTAAAAATCAAACGCATCAACAAGGAAACGCCCGACTGCGTAACGCTGTCGTTGGATGTGCCGGCGGAGTTGCATGACACGTTTAAGTTCACCCAGGGCCAGTACCTTACCTTTCGCCGGGAGCATAACGGAGAGGAGCTGCGCCGCTCCTATTCTATCTGCAGCAGCCCCCTTGATGGGGAGTGGCAGGTGGCCATTAAGAAGGTACCAGAAGGCCGTTTTTCTTCCTTGGCTGTAGACAACCTGCGCGTAGGCGAAGAGCTGGACGTGATGCCGCCCGCAGGCCACTTCTACACCCAGCTGCACCCTGAGCAGGCGAAGCATTACGTGGCCTTTGCGGCGGGCAGCGGCATTACGCCCGTGTTTTCCATTGTAAAAACCATCTTGCTGACGGAGCCTAACAGCCAGGTTACGCTGATTTATGGCAACCGGGGCCGCAACTCCATCATCTTTAAAGAAGCCATTGAGGCCCTGAAGAACAAGTTCCTACGTCGCCTCAGCGTCTACCATATCCTCAGCCGTGAACAGGGCGACACGGATTTGCTCTTCGGCCGCATTGATGAAGCCAAGACGCAGCAGTTCCTCGATAAAATTTTGCCCGCCGACCAGATTGACGAAGCCTTTATCTGTGGCCCCGAGGAGATGATTAATGGCGTACGCGCAGCCCTGAGCAGCGCGGGAGTAGCGCCGGAGAAAATTCACTTCGAAATGTTCACCTCAGCGGGCGGCGCCAAGAAAGCGGCCGGCCCGGCCAAGGTGCACCCGGCAGGCGAAGACGACAAGAAAAGCCAAGTCACGGTGCAGCTTGATGGCAGCACGCGCATTCTGGAAATGTCGTACTACGGCAATACTATTTTGGATGAGCTGCTGGAGATGGGCGTTGATGCCCCATATTCCTGCAAGAATGGCATGTGCAGCACCTGCCGCTGCAAAGTGGAAGCGGGCACCGTAGAAATGGATGTGAACTACTCACTCTCTGACACCGAAGTGGCGAAGGGTTATGTCCTCTCCTGCCAGGCTCGCCCTACCTCAGAGAAGGTGAAAGTGGATTTCGATCAATAA
- a CDS encoding TetR/AcrR family transcriptional regulator, whose product MAKKTKTNKRQIIIEEAAKLFKDRGFGGTSMRDLGAQVGMEAASMYNHINSKDEILEHICFHVSNTYISQLAQIEQTEASYVDKIKALVRLHIHLMIEDGAAVSVANNDWKYLAGDKLTQFKDARKRYERGFAALIEQGIAAGELQPVNVSVALFTILSAVRWVELWYRPGRGISGEELEQNIMTILLNGLVK is encoded by the coding sequence ATGGCTAAGAAAACAAAGACCAATAAACGGCAAATCATCATTGAGGAAGCGGCCAAACTGTTTAAAGACCGGGGCTTCGGGGGCACTTCTATGCGCGACCTAGGGGCGCAAGTAGGCATGGAGGCCGCCAGTATGTACAACCACATTAACTCTAAGGATGAGATTCTGGAACACATCTGCTTTCATGTTTCCAATACATACATCTCGCAGCTAGCCCAGATTGAGCAGACGGAGGCCTCCTACGTTGATAAAATCAAGGCGCTGGTTCGGCTGCACATTCACCTGATGATTGAGGACGGCGCAGCCGTTTCAGTAGCCAACAACGACTGGAAATACCTGGCTGGCGACAAGCTGACTCAATTTAAGGATGCCCGCAAGCGCTATGAGCGTGGTTTCGCAGCCCTTATTGAGCAGGGTATTGCAGCCGGTGAGCTGCAGCCCGTAAACGTTTCGGTGGCGCTGTTCACTATTCTCTCGGCGGTGCGCTGGGTTGAGCTGTGGTACCGGCCCGGCCGGGGCATTTCGGGCGAAGAGCTGGAGCAAAACATCATGACCATTCTGTTGAACGGATTGGTTAAATAG
- a CDS encoding phenylacetate--CoA ligase family protein, which yields MVFNPAIEQLPLPELRKLQNARLKHQVAYVYARVPFYRQKLDALGIHPSSFKGLEDLPKLGFTKKTDFRDNYPFGLFAVPETEVARLHCSSGTTGKATVVGYTAEDLGVFAEVVARSLAAAGCRPGMKLQNAYGYGLFTGGLGIHYGAEKLGLTVIPVSGGGTDRQLQLLQDFRPEILCATPSYAQVLAEEIQRRGIAHEAINLQYAALGAEPWTETIRQQVESGLGVQATNIYGLSEIMGPGVSQEDVNERGTGSYIWEDHFYPEVVDKDTGESVAEGELGVLVFTTLTKKAMPILRYWTNDITNIYYDKAGSRTHVKMGPIRGRSDDMLIIRGVNFFHTQVEDLLSGLAQVSPYYLVTVSRRGSMDEVEVHVEVSQELMRELGLSTVTEETIARHECLQTLRDALAKKIKDNIGLSMQVILLGFGELPRSEGGKLNRIKDLRNLA from the coding sequence ATGGTTTTCAACCCTGCAATAGAACAATTACCGCTGCCTGAGTTGCGGAAATTGCAGAACGCTCGGCTAAAGCATCAGGTAGCATACGTGTACGCCAGAGTACCCTTCTACAGGCAGAAGCTGGATGCGTTAGGAATACACCCCAGCTCCTTTAAGGGCCTTGAGGATTTGCCCAAACTAGGCTTTACCAAAAAGACGGATTTCCGCGACAATTACCCCTTTGGTCTTTTTGCGGTGCCAGAAACTGAGGTGGCCCGCCTGCACTGTTCCAGTGGTACCACTGGCAAAGCCACCGTAGTAGGGTACACCGCCGAAGACCTCGGAGTATTTGCCGAAGTAGTAGCCCGTTCCTTAGCGGCCGCCGGTTGCCGGCCCGGCATGAAACTGCAGAACGCCTATGGCTATGGCCTCTTCACGGGTGGCCTGGGCATCCATTACGGTGCTGAAAAGCTTGGGCTCACAGTAATACCCGTTTCGGGTGGTGGCACCGACCGGCAACTGCAGCTGTTGCAGGACTTCCGGCCGGAAATTCTCTGTGCTACTCCCTCCTACGCTCAGGTACTAGCCGAGGAAATACAGCGCCGCGGCATTGCGCATGAGGCCATCAACCTTCAATATGCGGCCTTGGGTGCTGAGCCCTGGACGGAAACCATTCGCCAACAGGTGGAAAGTGGCCTAGGCGTGCAAGCAACCAACATTTATGGCCTGAGCGAGATTATGGGCCCAGGTGTATCACAAGAAGATGTAAATGAGCGGGGCACTGGCAGCTACATCTGGGAAGACCACTTTTACCCCGAGGTGGTGGACAAAGACACGGGCGAGTCAGTCGCTGAGGGCGAGTTAGGCGTATTGGTGTTTACCACGCTCACCAAGAAGGCTATGCCCATTCTGCGGTACTGGACCAACGACATTACCAACATCTACTATGATAAGGCGGGAAGCCGCACTCACGTGAAGATGGGTCCCATCCGGGGGCGCTCCGACGATATGCTCATCATCCGGGGCGTTAACTTCTTCCATACTCAGGTAGAAGACCTGTTGAGTGGCCTAGCGCAGGTAAGCCCGTACTACCTGGTAACTGTTTCGCGCCGGGGCAGCATGGATGAGGTGGAGGTACACGTGGAGGTTAGCCAAGAGCTAATGCGCGAGTTGGGCTTGAGCACGGTAACGGAAGAAACTATAGCCCGGCACGAATGCCTGCAGACGCTGCGGGACGCTTTAGCCAAGAAAATCAAAGACAATATTGGATTGAGCATGCAAGTCATACTGCTCGGCTTTGGCGAGCTGCCCCGCAGTGAGGGCGGTAAGCTCAACCGGATAAAAGACCTGCGCAACCTGGCCTAG
- a CDS encoding TetR/AcrR family transcriptional regulator, which yields MTNRKQHIAQTALQLFGEKGFEHTPTQLIAKEAGVSEALIFKHFGSKEQLLDFIIKKGYKRIIEQNRGWYEGRAPLEFVHSVIELPYKLVREEPHFWRLQSRLTDSATAQKQHERFLQPVPALLHNAFEKLGYQDPAKETSLLLLLVEALWKIEVNKDDDQVREMLDFIKSKYQAQE from the coding sequence ATGACTAACCGCAAGCAGCACATTGCTCAAACTGCCTTACAGCTATTTGGGGAAAAGGGCTTTGAACATACCCCCACGCAATTAATTGCAAAGGAAGCGGGAGTGTCTGAAGCTCTAATTTTCAAGCATTTCGGCTCTAAGGAGCAATTGCTTGATTTCATAATCAAGAAGGGCTACAAACGTATTATTGAGCAGAACCGCGGCTGGTATGAGGGCCGTGCCCCCCTAGAGTTCGTGCACAGCGTAATTGAACTGCCCTATAAGCTGGTGCGTGAGGAGCCGCACTTCTGGAGGCTTCAATCGAGGCTTACGGATAGCGCTACGGCGCAAAAGCAGCATGAGCGTTTCCTGCAGCCAGTACCCGCTTTGCTCCATAATGCCTTCGAGAAGCTGGGCTACCAAGACCCCGCCAAGGAAACCAGCTTGCTGCTGCTGCTGGTAGAAGCCCTCTGGAAGATAGAAGTGAACAAAGACGATGACCAGGTGCGTGAAATGCTTGACTTTATTAAGTCTAAGTACCAGGCGCAGGAATAA
- a CDS encoding (2Fe-2S)-binding protein, whose amino-acid sequence MSDLFPPDPAGARPLEPLPDDKSRRSFMKQAGGILGLALAPPLISQAERLTALSGKIEGVSQMRLKINGTIRTLQLEPRVTLLDALREYLDLTGTKKGCDHGQCGACTVLVDGRRINSCLTLAVMSQGKEITTIEGLAKGEELHPMQAAFIKHDGFQCGYCTSGQIMSGVACVNEGHATTDAQTREWMSGNLCRCGAYPNIVAAVREVQQKGGKA is encoded by the coding sequence ATGTCTGATCTTTTTCCTCCAGACCCAGCAGGCGCTAGGCCGCTTGAGCCCTTACCGGACGATAAGTCGAGGCGCAGCTTTATGAAGCAGGCGGGCGGAATTCTGGGTTTAGCCTTAGCACCACCGCTCATCAGCCAGGCCGAACGGTTGACGGCGCTATCTGGCAAGATTGAAGGCGTTTCGCAGATGCGCCTGAAGATAAACGGCACCATCCGGACGCTGCAGCTGGAGCCGCGAGTAACTCTGCTGGATGCCCTCCGGGAATACCTGGATCTTACCGGCACCAAAAAAGGCTGTGACCATGGCCAGTGCGGAGCATGTACGGTGTTGGTAGATGGGCGCCGCATAAACTCCTGCCTTACGCTTGCTGTAATGAGCCAGGGCAAGGAGATTACAACCATTGAAGGTCTGGCCAAGGGAGAAGAGTTGCACCCTATGCAGGCCGCTTTTATCAAGCATGATGGCTTTCAGTGCGGCTATTGCACCTCCGGGCAAATTATGTCGGGGGTGGCGTGCGTAAACGAGGGCCATGCTACCACCGACGCGCAAACCCGGGAGTGGATGAGTGGCAATTTATGCCGGTGTGGGGCTTACCCTAATATTGTGGCGGCTGTGCGTGAAGTGCAGCAAAAAGGAGGCAAAGCATGA